From Cannabis sativa cultivar Pink pepper isolate KNU-18-1 chromosome 8, ASM2916894v1, whole genome shotgun sequence, a single genomic window includes:
- the LOC115698875 gene encoding uncharacterized protein LOC115698875: MASNKDPDPSLGYLTRKDTEVKLPRPTRVKNKTPAPVQITAEQILREARERQEAEIRPPKQKITDSTELADYRLRKRKEFEDLIRRVRWNTSVWIKYAQWEESQKDFNRARSVWERALEVDYRNHTLWLKYAEVEMKNKFINHARNVWDRAVMLLPRVDQLWYKYIHMEEILGNVAGARQIFERWMEWMPDQQGWLSYIKFELRYNEVERARAIFERFVRCHPKVSSWIRFAKFEMKNGEVGRARQVYEKAVEILADDEEAEQLFVAFAEFEEKCKEAERARCIYKFALDHIPKGRAEDLYRKFVAFEKQHGDREGIEDAIVGKRRFQYEDEVRKSPLNYDTWFDYIRLEESVGSKERIREVYERAIANVPPAEEKRYWQRYIYLWINYALYEELDAGDVERTRDVYRECLKLIPHEKFSFAKIWLLAAQFEIRQLNLKGARLILGNAIGKAPKDKIFKKYIEIELQLGNIDRGRKLYEKYLEWAPENCYAWSKYAELEKSLCETERARGIFELAIAQPALDMPEILWKAYIDFEISENEFDRTRELYERLLDRTKHLKVWISFAEFEASAIEDSNTDLEEEDMEDFLREQKKLCLERARRVFEKAINYFRTTAPELKEERAMLLEKWLNMEASFGDLGDVSSVQAKLPKKLKKRKQMMTEDGPAGYEEYIDYIFPEETQTTNLKILEAAYKWKKQKVSTDDD, encoded by the exons ATGGCGTCAAACAAAGATCCGGACCCTTCGTTGGGATACCTTACCAGGAAAGACACGGAGGTCAAGCTTCCGCGTCCCACCAGAGTCAAGAACAAAACCCCAGCTCCGGTACAAATCACCGCCGAGCAAATTCTCCGCGAAGCTAGGGAGCGTCAAGAAGCTGAGATTCGCCCCCCCAAGCAGAAAATCACCGATTCAACCGAACTCGCCGATTACCGTCTTCGCAAGAGGAAGGAGTTCGAGGATTTGATCCGACGAGTCCGATGGAACACTAGCGTTTGGATTAAATATGCTCAGTGGGAAGAGTCTCAGAAGGACTTCAATCGTGCTCGTTCGGTATGGGAGCGTGCTCTCGAGGTCGATTACCGAAACCACACGCTTTGGCTAAAGTACGCCGAAGTGGAGATGAAGAACAAGTTCATCAATCATGCCAGGAACGTTTGGGATCGAGCCGTTATGCTTTTACCGAGGGTGGATCAGTTGTGGTACAAGTACATTCACATGGAGGAGATATTGGGTAATGTGGCTGGAGCTAGGCAGATTTTTGAGAGGTGGATGGAATGGATGCCAGACCAGCAAGGTTGGCTTTCGTACATCAAATTTGAGCTTCGTTACAATGAAGTCGAAAGGGCCAGAGCCATATTCGAGAGGTTTGTACGGTGTCATCCAAAAGTCAGTTCTTGGATTCGTTTTGCCAAATTTGAAATGAAGAATGGTGAAGTTGGTAGGGCTAGACAGGTGTATGAGAAGGCAGTTGAGATATTGGCTGACGATGAGGAAGCAGAACAGTTGTTTGTGGCATTTGCTGAGTTCGAAGAAAAATGTAAAGAGGCTGAACGAGCTAGGTGTATATACAAGTTTGCTCTTGATCATATACCCAAAGGGAGGGCAGAGGATTTGTATAGAAAGTTTGTGGCTTTTGAGAAGCAGCATGGAGATAGAGAGGGGATTGAAGATGCTATTGTGGGTAAGAGAAGATTTCAGTATGAGGATGAGGTGAGAAAAAGCCctcttaattatgatacttggTTTGATTATATTCGACTTGAAGAGAGTGTGGGGAGTAAGGAAAGGATTAGAGAGGTTTATGAACGAGCCATCGCTAATGTTCCTCCGGCTGAGGAGAAGCGGTATTGGCAGAGATATATCTATTTATG GATTAATTATGCTTTGTATGAGGAGCTTGATGCTGGAGATGTAGAACGAACACGAGATGTGTACAG GGAGTGTCTTAAGCTCATTCCTCATGAGAAGTTTTCATTTGCAAAGATATGGCTTCTTGCTGCCCAATTCGAGATTCGACAGCTTAATCTCAAAGGTGCAAGACTGATCCTAGGTAATGCAATTGGAAAGGCACCTAAAGATAAG ATATTTAAGAAGTATATTGAGATCGAACTCCAGCTTGGAAATATAGATCGTGGCAGGAAATTGTATGAGAAATATTTAGAGTGGGCGCCTGAGAATTGTTATGCATGGAGCAAGTATGCTGAACTTGAAAAGTCTCTGTGTGAGACAGAACGAGCAAGAGGCATATTTGAACTTGCTATTGCTCAACCAGCACTAGACATGCCCGAAATACTTTGGAAG GCTTACATAGACTTCGAGATTTCAGAGAATGAATTTGATAGAACCAGAGAACTTTATGAGAGACTATTAGACCGGACAAAGCACCTAAAGGTATGGATCAGTTTTGCAGAATTTGAGGCATCTGCGATTGAAGATAGCAATACAGATTTGGAGGAGGAGGATATGGAAGATTTTCTTCGTGAACAAAAGAAACTATGCCTTGAACGAGCAAGAC GGGTTTTCGAGAAAGCTATTAACTACTTTAGAACAACTGCACCTGAATTGAAGGAAGAAAGGGCTATGTTACTAGAGAAGTGGCTAAACATGGAGGCTAGTTTCGGTGATCTTGGTGATGTTAGCAGTGTCCAGGCTAAGCTACCGAAGAAACTCAAAAAGAGGAAGCAAATGATGACCGAAGATGGACCAGCTGG GTACGAGGAGTACATAGATTACATATTCCCAGAGGAAACTCAGACCACAAATCTCAAGATTTTGGAAGCTGCTTACAAATGGAAGAAGCAAAAAGTATCTACTGATGATGATTaa